One window from the genome of Pedobacter schmidteae encodes:
- a CDS encoding HmuY family protein, whose translation MKHSRLAGLHSFLFFSLSMAAFSTIFTSCSEKDIAEPEKEVEVVVFNKLLKVENFAMETDDKNPTVSKTAVYYSLEDRKDIALVNAKTTRWDIAFNGLYNSFISGNNGKNEANAGFGSNGVGGVMIVQKPYDEVIDIPADSEFKTGNGLIGTDDAGAFGQGTGWYLYDFGGSIVATGADKQHVAYALGNPLKLLNGTTIPARTIIVRTAKGNYAKIKMISCYKDAFTPDLWFKNTPHMYFTFEYTLAQKGSTKFK comes from the coding sequence GCAGGATTACATAGTTTCCTGTTTTTCTCTTTGTCTATGGCTGCATTCAGTACCATATTTACCAGTTGTTCGGAGAAGGATATTGCCGAACCCGAAAAGGAGGTAGAAGTAGTTGTATTTAACAAACTGCTCAAGGTAGAGAATTTTGCCATGGAAACTGATGATAAGAACCCTACAGTATCTAAAACGGCCGTTTATTATAGCCTGGAAGACCGAAAAGATATCGCCTTGGTAAATGCCAAAACCACCCGCTGGGATATTGCCTTCAACGGTCTTTACAACAGTTTCATTTCGGGTAACAATGGTAAAAATGAAGCTAATGCTGGTTTTGGGTCTAACGGAGTAGGTGGTGTAATGATTGTACAAAAACCTTACGACGAGGTGATAGACATTCCGGCCGACAGTGAGTTTAAAACCGGAAACGGATTGATCGGTACAGATGATGCCGGTGCATTTGGACAAGGAACTGGCTGGTACCTGTACGATTTTGGAGGTTCTATTGTTGCAACGGGAGCAGACAAGCAACATGTAGCTTACGCCTTGGGGAATCCGCTGAAACTGCTTAACGGAACTACCATCCCAGCCCGAACTATTATTGTACGCACGGCCAAAGGTAACTATGCAAAGATCAAGATGATCAGTTGTTATAAAGATGCTTTTACACCTGATCTGTGGTTCAAAAACACACCGCATATGTATTTTACTTTTGAATATACGCTTGCTCAAAAAGGAAGCACAAAATTTAAATAA
- a CDS encoding S41 family peptidase, translating to MKYKVYWIIAIAFALGCKKDSLIDNDAPISPTTGTRKQFTLDSIFLYARQTYLWNEALPSYADFDPRNRYAALSPDLKAFKQELFDISQLKLNPLTGKAYEFLSGSGWAKYSYMQQGALAGQKTAGTTVATVAVLEKKLIQQSGKTVAYLAVGAFPSLNSCKAELDVAFTEFSATQPEDLVIDLRSNTGGYVETAEYLANLIVPSALNGKLMYSEQYNPLMQSGKAVILKHQPYLDSNGKTVLYNGRLATMADVDYTEAVNSYKFSKKGKLESVKNIYFIVSNRTASASEMLISCMKPYFKVVLAGEPTYGKPVGFFGIQVAEYIVYLSGFLIRNADGWSDYFNGMGVDIAVAPTSNAVLGDSAEPCLGAVLASINGHAISAVGYTGIKQNRLMNIPSTLNDAETPEGAEGMIENRLKFKSRN from the coding sequence ATGAAATATAAAGTTTACTGGATCATAGCAATAGCATTTGCATTGGGCTGTAAAAAAGATAGCCTCATTGACAATGATGCACCTATTTCACCAACTACAGGTACACGTAAACAATTTACGCTGGATTCGATTTTTCTGTATGCCAGGCAGACTTATCTGTGGAATGAGGCATTGCCTTCCTATGCTGATTTTGATCCGCGTAACCGCTACGCGGCCTTATCACCCGATTTGAAAGCGTTTAAGCAAGAACTGTTTGACATCAGTCAACTGAAGTTAAATCCCTTAACCGGTAAAGCTTACGAATTCTTATCGGGTAGCGGTTGGGCAAAATATTCCTACATGCAGCAGGGCGCACTTGCCGGACAAAAGACAGCCGGGACTACTGTAGCTACTGTTGCTGTACTGGAAAAGAAGTTGATACAGCAGTCTGGCAAGACCGTTGCCTATCTGGCTGTGGGTGCATTTCCTTCATTAAATAGCTGCAAAGCAGAGCTGGATGTTGCTTTTACAGAATTTTCGGCTACACAACCTGAAGATTTAGTTATCGATCTAAGAAGCAATACCGGGGGATATGTAGAAACGGCTGAGTATTTGGCTAATCTGATAGTACCTTCAGCATTGAATGGTAAGTTGATGTATAGCGAACAATACAACCCGCTGATGCAAAGTGGAAAAGCCGTTATTTTAAAGCATCAGCCTTATCTGGATAGCAATGGAAAAACGGTACTTTACAATGGGCGGTTGGCCACCATGGCGGATGTGGATTATACCGAAGCCGTTAACAGCTATAAGTTTAGTAAAAAGGGGAAACTGGAAAGTGTTAAGAATATTTATTTCATCGTATCCAATCGTACAGCATCAGCTAGCGAAATGCTCATTAGTTGCATGAAACCCTATTTTAAAGTCGTGCTGGCTGGCGAACCCACCTATGGCAAGCCTGTAGGCTTTTTCGGGATTCAGGTAGCGGAATATATAGTTTATCTGTCGGGTTTTTTGATCCGAAATGCCGATGGTTGGTCTGATTATTTTAATGGGATGGGGGTGGATATTGCGGTTGCACCAACATCAAATGCGGTATTGGGAGATTCTGCTGAACCATGCTTAGGTGCCGTATTGGCCAGCATAAATGGTCATGCAATTTCTGCTGTAGGCTATACTGGCATTAAACAGAACCGGTTAATGAACATACCTTCAACCCTCAACGATGCTGAAACACCAGAAGGAGCTGAAGGTATGATAGAAAATCGATTAAAATTTAAAAGCAGGAATTAG
- a CDS encoding DUF1080 domain-containing protein — MKQNRTTKLLIVMLCLTGTLSFAQTKKLFNGKDLTGWHSDVPEKDKNPDVKPSFIVRNGLLVSMGKPQGHLITDASYQNYRIEVQYRFSAKPGNCGVLVHASTPRALYSMFPKSLEVQMMHENAGDFWCIEEDITVPDMESRRGPKANWGINGDKQRRIKRLGDNLEKPVGEWNTMVVECLNDEVKVWVNGKLANHGTNCTAKSGQIALQAEGSEVEFKKVVLKPIKKLSKD, encoded by the coding sequence ATGAAACAAAACCGAACCACCAAATTATTAATTGTAATGCTGTGCCTAACCGGCACCTTGTCATTTGCACAAACCAAAAAATTATTCAACGGAAAAGATCTGACGGGCTGGCATAGCGATGTGCCTGAAAAGGATAAAAATCCTGATGTGAAACCCTCATTTATTGTCCGCAATGGCTTGCTGGTAAGTATGGGTAAGCCACAAGGGCACCTGATTACCGATGCCAGCTACCAGAATTACCGCATTGAAGTACAATATCGCTTCTCGGCCAAACCCGGAAACTGCGGCGTTTTAGTCCACGCCTCAACACCAAGGGCACTTTACAGTATGTTCCCAAAATCACTGGAAGTACAGATGATGCATGAGAATGCTGGCGACTTCTGGTGTATTGAAGAAGACATCACCGTACCGGATATGGAAAGCAGACGTGGTCCTAAAGCCAACTGGGGTATAAATGGCGACAAGCAACGCAGGATAAAAAGGTTGGGCGATAACCTGGAAAAACCTGTTGGTGAATGGAATACCATGGTTGTAGAATGTCTGAACGATGAGGTAAAAGTATGGGTAAACGGAAAACTGGCCAACCACGGTACAAACTGCACAGCCAAAAGCGGACAAATTGCCTTGCAGGCCGAAGGATCTGAAGTAGAATTCAAAAAAGTGGTCCTTAAACCGATTAAAAAATTAAGCAAAGACTAA
- a CDS encoding ATP-binding protein, with translation MNIKSTNVSRKNLKEIQKILEVSPMGAFQADTGGNCLFLNKQWVSISGTSIEQSLGKGWMAIIHEEDIGQINNLLQNVIAEGKEVFDFVYRIHHPVKGIRWLKVNAKFIFDELGAISCYIGFLEDITERTLSDQALREIKEKLERSNLILDVSQELSTTGGWEFNLLTGEVFWTKQIYEIHGVDPDFVPTFESILALYDEGYSEILKIHVNDAIEHQIPYDFEFKLRTPGGMKKWGRGVGIPVVVDKKVVALRGAITDITQKKEIELELIHAKNIAENSAKAKTDFLSVMSHEIRTPLNGIIGIANLLKLRHTMDQEEYVRSLIFSADHLLQLINDILDLTKIESDKLELILAEVNIFELVKNIKNQFKSLAESKGIQLKSFVDDDIPERLIADPVRLGQILNNLISNAIKFTERGDVTIVLRLTTLTNDKAGIHFSVKDTGMGIPEELYDTVFESFKQVQQSAHRKHTGTGLGLAITQKLIELHHSQIMLNSKVGVGTEFHFEVCFDLATDQNSPGNFLPSPEISVYEHKLKGLRILFVEDNTINVMVAKKQLEYFGCMPDCAYSGKEALVLLDHNTYDVALLDLHMPEIDGYALAELIQQKYPGIHIVIFTADIMTEVKMKLAKMHIYDILNKPFSPARMFDVLYNVGMNRGVLPEVK, from the coding sequence ATGAATATTAAATCGACAAATGTTTCGCGCAAAAATCTAAAAGAAATACAGAAGATTTTGGAGGTCAGTCCCATGGGAGCTTTTCAGGCGGATACGGGAGGTAATTGTCTATTTTTGAATAAACAATGGGTAAGTATCTCCGGTACAAGCATCGAGCAGTCATTGGGAAAAGGCTGGATGGCAATAATACATGAAGAAGATATCGGTCAGATCAACAATTTGCTGCAGAATGTAATTGCGGAAGGAAAAGAAGTGTTTGATTTTGTTTACCGGATTCACCACCCGGTAAAAGGAATTCGTTGGCTGAAAGTAAATGCTAAGTTTATTTTTGATGAACTAGGTGCAATTTCCTGTTACATAGGTTTTCTGGAGGACATTACCGAACGAACGTTGAGTGATCAGGCTTTAAGAGAAATAAAAGAAAAGTTGGAACGGAGCAACCTGATTCTGGATGTAAGTCAGGAACTGAGCACTACCGGGGGATGGGAATTTAATTTGCTAACCGGCGAAGTATTCTGGACAAAACAGATTTATGAGATTCATGGTGTGGATCCAGATTTCGTTCCTACGTTTGAAAGCATTCTTGCACTTTATGACGAGGGGTATTCCGAGATTCTGAAAATTCATGTAAATGATGCCATTGAGCACCAGATACCGTACGATTTTGAGTTTAAGCTGCGTACGCCAGGTGGCATGAAAAAATGGGGCAGGGGAGTTGGTATTCCTGTTGTGGTAGACAAAAAAGTAGTGGCACTTAGAGGTGCTATTACTGATATCACACAGAAAAAAGAGATTGAACTGGAACTTATCCATGCAAAGAACATAGCCGAAAATTCTGCGAAAGCGAAGACTGATTTCCTCTCGGTAATGAGCCATGAAATTCGTACGCCGTTAAATGGGATTATTGGTATTGCCAATTTGTTGAAACTTAGGCATACTATGGACCAGGAAGAATACGTACGGAGTCTTATTTTTTCGGCTGATCACTTGCTGCAGCTTATTAATGATATTCTTGACCTGACTAAAATTGAAAGCGATAAGCTGGAACTGATTTTGGCAGAGGTAAATATTTTTGAGCTGGTAAAGAACATCAAAAATCAATTTAAATCGCTTGCCGAATCAAAAGGAATTCAGTTAAAGAGTTTTGTAGATGACGATATTCCGGAAAGACTAATTGCCGATCCGGTGCGGCTTGGGCAAATATTAAATAACCTGATCAGCAATGCCATCAAATTTACAGAACGTGGAGATGTAACCATTGTATTACGTCTTACCACGCTAACAAATGATAAAGCAGGCATACACTTTTCCGTAAAAGATACCGGAATGGGCATTCCGGAAGAATTGTACGATACTGTTTTTGAAAGTTTTAAACAAGTGCAACAATCGGCCCATCGCAAACATACTGGAACTGGACTGGGGCTGGCCATTACCCAAAAATTAATTGAGTTGCATCACAGTCAGATTATGCTAAACAGCAAGGTGGGCGTGGGGACCGAATTTCATTTTGAAGTTTGTTTTGATCTGGCTACAGATCAGAATTCGCCTGGTAATTTCCTACCCAGCCCCGAGATTTCTGTTTATGAACATAAACTTAAGGGTTTACGCATTTTATTTGTGGAAGACAATACCATTAATGTGATGGTTGCCAAAAAACAGCTGGAGTACTTTGGCTGTATGCCCGACTGCGCTTATAGTGGGAAAGAAGCATTGGTATTGCTGGATCATAACACCTATGATGTGGCACTGTTAGATCTTCATATGCCTGAAATTGATGGGTACGCCTTGGCCGAACTTATTCAGCAGAAATATCCGGGAATTCATATAGTTATTTTTACCGCCGATATTATGACCGAAGTTAAAATGAAGTTGGCCAAAATGCATATTTATGATATTTTGAACAAGCCATTCTCGCCAGCGCGAATGTTTGATGTGCTGTATAATGTTGGCATGAACCGGGGTGTTTTACCAGAAGTAAAATAA
- a CDS encoding DUF1572 family protein: MNSSYLSSVIKQFEYYKMLGEKAMLQLPDEALFWQYNQDSNSIAVIVNHVAGNMLSRFTDFLTTDGEKAWRNRDMEFENKFSNREELTSHWNLGWSCLLQALHSLTEAQLENIVYIRNDGHTVVEAINRQLAHYPYHIGQIVFIAKMATNEKWESLSIPRNKSNDYNERKFTQDKSRRHFTDDL, encoded by the coding sequence ATGAACTCAAGTTATCTGTCAAGTGTAATTAAGCAATTTGAATATTATAAAATGCTTGGGGAAAAGGCGATGTTACAACTCCCTGATGAAGCGCTTTTTTGGCAATATAATCAAGACAGTAACAGTATTGCTGTGATTGTGAATCATGTTGCAGGAAATATGCTCTCCAGGTTTACAGATTTTTTAACCACGGATGGAGAAAAGGCCTGGCGGAACCGGGACATGGAATTTGAAAATAAGTTTTCCAATCGGGAAGAATTGACGAGCCATTGGAATTTGGGTTGGAGCTGTTTACTGCAGGCATTGCATAGTCTTACAGAAGCACAACTGGAAAATATTGTTTATATCCGTAATGATGGGCATACGGTTGTGGAAGCAATTAACAGACAACTTGCACATTATCCGTATCATATAGGTCAGATTGTTTTTATTGCAAAGATGGCGACTAATGAGAAGTGGGAGAGTTTATCTATTCCCCGGAATAAATCAAATGATTACAACGAAAGGAAATTTACCCAGGATAAATCCAGAAGGCATTTCACGGACGATCTTTAA
- a CDS encoding helix-turn-helix domain-containing protein, whose translation MTKKDKIPFHREELNVSEIEIASMEGVDKFNLGAHRDDHYMFVIQQQGMFVLELDFNIVTLNGASLSFVTPGQVHKYIDQKNSKGWFVFVDPKLLSIQYREVFDTFLHYRQVVSVQKEDGVFVMTDALSELLNNKNMPMQKNVLQSLIQTIVGMVASQVLQAQEEQSGVSGSKYTLVTKFKQLVKEKFKVNKQVKDYAGMLHITPLYLNEMTKKITGFSASYWIHQEIILEAKRLLYYTDLTIMEIAYEIGYEDHAYFSRFFKKNTGITASAFRI comes from the coding sequence GTGACCAAAAAAGATAAAATACCATTTCATAGGGAGGAATTGAATGTATCCGAAATAGAGATTGCTTCTATGGAAGGAGTGGATAAATTTAATCTGGGGGCTCACAGAGATGATCACTATATGTTTGTGATTCAGCAACAGGGTATGTTCGTATTGGAATTGGATTTTAACATAGTCACATTAAATGGTGCTTCACTAAGTTTTGTTACGCCAGGGCAGGTTCATAAATATATCGATCAAAAAAATAGTAAGGGCTGGTTCGTTTTTGTTGACCCTAAATTGCTGAGCATTCAGTACAGAGAAGTATTTGACACTTTTTTACATTATCGTCAGGTTGTTTCTGTGCAAAAAGAGGATGGCGTATTTGTGATGACAGATGCGTTGTCTGAATTACTGAATAACAAAAATATGCCTATGCAGAAAAATGTATTGCAATCATTGATACAAACTATTGTGGGTATGGTTGCTTCTCAGGTTTTGCAGGCTCAGGAGGAGCAAAGTGGTGTAAGTGGTTCCAAATATACATTGGTAACGAAGTTCAAGCAGTTGGTAAAAGAGAAATTTAAAGTCAACAAACAAGTGAAGGATTATGCAGGCATGCTTCATATCACGCCGCTTTACCTTAACGAAATGACAAAGAAAATAACAGGATTTTCTGCGAGTTACTGGATTCATCAGGAAATTATTCTGGAAGCAAAACGACTTTTATATTATACCGATTTGACCATAATGGAAATCGCATACGAAATTGGATATGAAGATCATGCCTATTTTTCGCGCTTCTTTAAAAAGAACACTGGCATTACAGCTTCTGCATTTAGAATTTAA
- a CDS encoding MFS transporter has translation MNATIRRNTDFYSATIPIIISVFSVYLSIGITLGILPEYIRFSLKYGSMLVGMVIGLQALATLLTRAYAGKVTDIKGAKLSSRVGALLVMLAGVLYLTAPLFSPNAIVVLAIILISRTVHGVSESFVVTGALTWAIGLVGAEKSGRVMTWNGIAMYAGIAIGAPLGIWLSKSFGIEVAFGFIIILSIVSWLAPNKLPELNIETVHKRMPFYKVVSKIAGPGMALGLSSIGFVCISSFVALFFVQNHWGDASLAFMLFGGFYVLVRIFFSTFPDKYGAYNVAFVSLLIEVVGQLTLMASTSKMMAMIGCSLTGAGFSLIFPSLGVLVVKKVTPQMRGTALGAYAAFFDLSLGMAAPMAGLLASWYNYDSVYLFGGISCTVAIMVLVLGKNKEA, from the coding sequence ATGAATGCAACGATTAGAAGAAATACAGATTTTTATAGCGCAACAATTCCGATCATCATATCTGTCTTTTCTGTTTACCTGAGTATAGGAATAACATTGGGAATACTACCCGAATATATCCGCTTTAGTTTAAAATATGGAAGTATGCTGGTAGGCATGGTTATAGGTTTGCAGGCCCTGGCAACTTTATTGACAAGAGCTTATGCAGGTAAAGTAACAGATATAAAGGGGGCCAAACTAAGTAGTCGTGTAGGAGCGCTATTGGTAATGCTGGCAGGTGTTTTGTATCTCACTGCACCTTTGTTTAGTCCAAATGCAATTGTCGTATTGGCTATTATATTGATATCAAGAACAGTTCACGGTGTATCGGAAAGTTTTGTGGTTACAGGAGCGTTGACCTGGGCTATTGGCCTGGTCGGGGCGGAAAAATCGGGAAGGGTAATGACCTGGAATGGTATTGCGATGTACGCGGGCATCGCTATAGGTGCGCCATTGGGTATATGGTTGAGCAAAAGTTTTGGGATAGAGGTTGCATTTGGCTTTATTATAATTTTATCCATTGTTAGCTGGCTTGCGCCAAATAAACTTCCTGAACTAAATATAGAAACAGTTCATAAACGAATGCCTTTCTATAAAGTTGTTAGCAAAATTGCGGGACCAGGGATGGCATTGGGACTCTCATCCATCGGATTTGTATGCATATCTTCTTTTGTTGCCTTGTTTTTTGTTCAGAACCATTGGGGAGACGCATCATTGGCCTTTATGTTGTTTGGGGGTTTTTATGTCCTGGTAAGAATATTTTTTTCTACCTTCCCTGATAAATATGGAGCTTATAACGTTGCCTTTGTATCATTACTTATTGAAGTGGTTGGACAATTGACGCTGATGGCTTCTACTTCTAAAATGATGGCCATGATTGGTTGTAGTTTAACAGGGGCCGGATTCTCCCTCATTTTTCCCTCATTAGGTGTTTTGGTGGTTAAAAAAGTGACGCCACAAATGCGGGGAACTGCGTTAGGGGCATATGCAGCATTTTTTGATTTGTCATTGGGAATGGCAGCACCCATGGCCGGGTTGCTAGCAAGCTGGTACAATTATGACTCGGTTTATCTTTTCGGAGGGATCAGCTGCACAGTTGCTATCATGGTATTGGTGTTAGGAAAAAATAAGGAAGCATAA
- a CDS encoding siderophore-interacting protein, translating to METGRIQLELFVSKKKYLTPHYIRITLTGDGIEAIANTTVGINNKILIPPAGLSKIYFPKYDAEKRQWIELSDEIRPWVRTYTHRGIDLEKKEIWIDFVAHGDEGPASAWAINARPGDVLGVMMKEKKTELYPQADNYILIADATGIPVLGAILEDLPATAKGICIIEVHGKEDEQNLETKANMEFQWLHNDSPQKRSLLPAMLKRLELPEKSRYAYVAAEFSAVKEIREYLRKGKKWQRDELDAFSYWKSGVAEDKSATERRQEMSEE from the coding sequence ATGGAAACAGGACGCATACAACTTGAATTATTTGTCAGCAAAAAAAAGTACCTCACACCACATTATATTCGCATAACACTTACGGGCGATGGAATTGAAGCCATTGCCAATACGACCGTCGGTATAAACAATAAAATTTTGATTCCACCGGCAGGGCTTTCTAAAATTTATTTTCCGAAGTATGATGCTGAAAAAAGGCAATGGATTGAGCTATCTGATGAAATAAGACCTTGGGTGAGGACCTATACCCATCGTGGAATTGATCTGGAAAAGAAAGAAATATGGATTGACTTTGTGGCGCACGGCGATGAGGGACCGGCATCCGCCTGGGCTATAAATGCCAGGCCAGGTGACGTATTGGGGGTAATGATGAAAGAAAAAAAAACGGAATTATATCCCCAGGCTGACAACTATATATTAATTGCAGATGCTACGGGTATCCCGGTTTTAGGTGCTATTTTGGAAGACCTGCCTGCTACGGCCAAAGGGATTTGTATTATTGAAGTCCATGGTAAGGAAGACGAACAAAATTTGGAAACGAAAGCAAATATGGAGTTCCAATGGTTGCATAATGACAGTCCCCAAAAAAGGAGCTTACTACCTGCAATGTTAAAGCGTTTGGAGTTGCCGGAAAAGAGTCGTTATGCATACGTTGCGGCCGAATTTTCAGCAGTAAAAGAAATCCGCGAATACCTACGGAAGGGGAAAAAATGGCAACGTGACGAGTTGGATGCATTTTCTTATTGGAAATCGGGGGTAGCAGAGGATAAATCCGCGACCGAACGCCGTCAGGAAATGTCTGAAGAATAA
- a CDS encoding DUF3995 domain-containing protein, giving the protein MMYALLILNSLIFLLIALLHIYWAFGGTWAIDSAIPTNSDEKKMFSPGILGTLTVALGLLFFMLTDLTLVGFITFDIAKNIIHYLVPGIAIIFLIRALGDFNYVGFTKRHIQSKFAKMDTRFYSPLCLFIALSHFLAYWIL; this is encoded by the coding sequence ATGATGTACGCACTACTTATTTTAAACAGCCTTATTTTCCTGCTAATTGCTTTGCTTCACATCTATTGGGCCTTTGGCGGCACATGGGCTATTGACTCGGCTATACCCACCAATAGCGATGAAAAAAAAATGTTCAGTCCCGGTATTTTGGGCACCTTAACAGTTGCATTAGGTTTGCTCTTCTTTATGTTGACAGATCTTACTTTGGTTGGTTTTATCACATTCGACATAGCAAAAAATATCATCCACTATTTAGTACCAGGCATCGCTATCATTTTTCTGATACGCGCACTTGGTGATTTTAATTATGTTGGTTTTACTAAAAGACACATTCAAAGTAAATTTGCCAAAATGGATACCAGATTTTACAGTCCACTTTGTTTATTCATTGCTTTGTCTCATTTCCTGGCTTACTGGATTTTATAG
- a CDS encoding alpha-L-fucosidase — protein MKILFLFTAYSFFVFATANAQSSAPKPYGAVPSERQLKWQETEMYCLVHFTPTTFQNKEWGYGDAEPSLFNPLKFNALQIVQAAKAGGFKGLIEVAKHHDGFALWPTKTSAYNISKSGWRGGKGDMVKEFQLAAKKEGLKFGVYCSPWDRNNPKYGTPDYVEDYRNQIKELYSNYGELFISWHDGANGGDGYYGGKKEQRKVDQSKYYDWLNTWTNITRRMQPNAAIFSDIGLDVRWLGNERGLAPETSWATIDIKGKDGKPAMPGFMDESNLGTGTRNGKKWIPFEADVPLRPGWFYHKDQDDQVKSVAQLFHIYCSSVGRGGCLDLGLSPTPEGLLHQNDVDTLAKFGAMLKQLFAHNLATQAKITLSNVRAGQQRLFGAANLTDNDRYSYWATDEKVHEAAAELSFTKPVSFSIVRLRENIKLGQRIDSVIVQVYKDKAWVDIAQATSIGAGRIIRLPQTQKADRLRLKIFAPVCIAMSEIGLY, from the coding sequence ATGAAGATATTATTCCTTTTTACCGCTTATAGTTTTTTTGTTTTTGCGACAGCTAATGCGCAATCTTCTGCTCCTAAGCCTTACGGTGCGGTACCTTCCGAAAGGCAGTTGAAGTGGCAGGAAACGGAAATGTATTGTCTGGTACATTTTACACCTACCACTTTTCAGAACAAAGAGTGGGGCTATGGCGATGCCGAGCCATCTTTGTTTAATCCTTTAAAATTTAATGCCCTGCAAATTGTTCAGGCAGCCAAAGCAGGGGGCTTCAAGGGACTGATTGAAGTGGCAAAACATCACGATGGTTTTGCCTTATGGCCTACCAAGACTTCGGCTTATAATATTAGTAAAAGTGGCTGGAGAGGTGGTAAGGGCGATATGGTAAAAGAATTTCAGCTGGCTGCAAAAAAAGAAGGCTTAAAATTTGGTGTTTACTGCTCGCCCTGGGATAGGAACAATCCAAAATATGGTACGCCGGATTATGTTGAGGATTATAGAAATCAGATAAAAGAGTTATATAGCAATTACGGAGAGCTTTTTATCAGTTGGCACGATGGGGCCAACGGTGGCGATGGTTATTATGGAGGTAAAAAAGAACAGCGAAAAGTAGATCAGTCCAAGTATTACGACTGGTTGAATACCTGGACAAATATAACGAGGAGGATGCAGCCCAACGCGGCCATATTTAGCGATATTGGTTTGGATGTGCGTTGGTTGGGTAACGAAAGAGGTCTGGCGCCGGAAACCAGTTGGGCCACCATTGATATTAAAGGGAAAGATGGTAAACCGGCTATGCCTGGATTTATGGACGAATCGAACCTGGGTACAGGTACAAGAAATGGGAAAAAATGGATTCCTTTTGAAGCCGATGTACCCCTAAGACCAGGCTGGTTTTATCATAAGGATCAGGATGACCAGGTGAAATCTGTAGCCCAGTTATTTCATATTTATTGCAGTTCTGTGGGGCGTGGCGGTTGTTTGGACCTAGGATTGTCGCCCACACCTGAAGGTTTATTGCACCAGAATGATGTGGATACCCTGGCTAAGTTTGGTGCTATGCTAAAGCAGCTGTTTGCACACAACCTGGCCACGCAGGCAAAGATCACGTTGTCGAATGTCCGTGCCGGACAGCAACGCTTGTTTGGTGCAGCCAACCTGACAGATAATGATCGCTATAGCTATTGGGCAACTGATGAAAAGGTTCACGAGGCTGCAGCTGAACTCAGTTTTACAAAACCGGTAAGTTTTTCTATCGTCAGGCTTCGGGAAAATATTAAACTGGGGCAGCGGATAGATAGTGTAATTGTGCAGGTTTATAAGGACAAGGCCTGGGTGGATATTGCACAGGCAACAAGCATTGGTGCTGGTCGCATTATCCGGCTGCCACAAACGCAGAAGGCCGATCGGTTGAGGCTGAAGATCTTTGCTCCGGTATGCATTGCCATGAGTGAAATTGGGCTGTATTAA